A region from the Candidatus Methylomirabilota bacterium genome encodes:
- the dinB gene encoding DNA polymerase IV, whose translation MRIIAHVDMDAYYAAVEERYNPQLRGKPLVVGADPKDGHGRGVVTTANYAARQYGIRSAMPISRAWRLAEAARRRGDPPAVFVAGNHKLYGEVSQRIMAILAASADVFEEASIDEAYLDLSSLGSFEAATARARALKAEIAAREELTCTVGIGPNKLVAKIASDFAKPDGLTAVRPEDVQSFLDPLRIRVIPGIGPKSEALLHEHGIRTVRQLREVELGQLVEWFGRWGEDLHAKARGLSDSPVSNEWEPKSIGEQETFEHDTLEPAFVLERAQALARSVFARLGQQGFQACRTVTVTVRFENFVTFTRSHTPREPLTTEPALYTGAVRLLLPFLDHRENPKQRKIRLIGVRAEKLVRPPEQPA comes from the coding sequence TCATCGCGCACGTCGACATGGACGCCTACTACGCCGCCGTCGAGGAGCGCTACAACCCGCAGCTGCGTGGCAAGCCCCTGGTCGTCGGCGCCGATCCCAAGGACGGGCACGGCCGGGGCGTGGTGACCACCGCCAACTACGCGGCCCGCCAGTACGGCATCCGGTCCGCCATGCCGATCAGCCGGGCCTGGCGGCTGGCCGAGGCGGCCCGCCGCCGCGGCGACCCGCCGGCCGTCTTCGTCGCAGGCAACCACAAGCTCTACGGCGAGGTGTCCCAGCGCATCATGGCGATCCTCGCCGCGAGCGCCGATGTCTTCGAGGAGGCCAGCATCGACGAGGCCTACCTGGACCTCTCGTCCCTCGGCTCCTTCGAGGCCGCGACCGCGCGCGCCCGCGCCCTCAAGGCCGAGATCGCGGCCCGCGAAGAGCTCACCTGCACGGTCGGCATCGGGCCCAACAAGCTCGTGGCCAAGATCGCCTCCGACTTCGCCAAGCCGGACGGCCTGACCGCCGTGCGGCCGGAGGACGTCCAGAGCTTCCTGGACCCGCTGCGGATCCGCGTCATCCCGGGCATCGGGCCCAAGTCCGAGGCCCTGCTCCACGAGCACGGCATCCGCACCGTGCGCCAGCTCCGCGAGGTCGAGCTGGGCCAGCTCGTCGAGTGGTTCGGGCGCTGGGGCGAGGATCTCCACGCCAAGGCGCGTGGCCTGTCGGACAGCCCCGTCTCCAACGAGTGGGAGCCCAAGTCGATCGGCGAGCAGGAGACCTTCGAGCACGACACCCTGGAGCCGGCCTTCGTGCTGGAGCGCGCGCAGGCGCTGGCCCGCAGCGTGTTCGCGCGACTGGGCCAGCAGGGCTTTCAGGCCTGCCGCACCGTCACCGTCACCGTGCGCTTCGAGAATTTCGTCACCTTCACCCGGTCGCACACCCCTCGCGAGCCGCTCACCACCGAGCCGGCCCTCTACACCGGCGCCGTTCGCCTGCTCCTGCCCTTCCTGGACCACCGCGAGAATCCCAAGCAGCGGAAGATCCGGCTGATCGGCGTGCGCGCCGAAAAGCTGGTCCGGCCCCCGGAACAGCCCGCCTGA